A window of the Parabacteroides merdae ATCC 43184 genome harbors these coding sequences:
- a CDS encoding ABC transporter permease: MNNEKLNSTPKLSIAKREIFRICKDPVYFFCMLVAPTICVVFFLSLMKEGLPTDMPVAVVDLDGSSNSRNLARQLDAFEQTKVMLTTVSFEEARQAMQEGKVYGIFYIPKDFGVDATAGRQPKLSFYTNGTYLIAASLLFRDMKTMSVLAGASVGLQTGLAHGYTENQIMAQLQPIVIDTHAIGNPWLNYSVYLNNTLLPGVLQLMIFLVTVLSIGSEIKYSTAREWLQMGGNSLTVSLIGKIFPHTVIFTIVAFLYAVALYGFNSFPLNSGWLPMLSALFLLVIASQAVGIFMIGVLPTFRLGLSSACLFGMIAFSIVGFSFPVLRMDPTLQALSNLFPLRHYFLIYVDQALNGRPFFYSWAEYAWLMGFLVLPFLIGKNLKNALLYFKYIP; this comes from the coding sequence ATGAATAATGAAAAATTAAATAGTACCCCAAAATTGTCAATTGCAAAGCGTGAGATATTCAGGATTTGTAAAGACCCGGTCTACTTCTTTTGTATGTTGGTGGCTCCCACTATCTGTGTGGTCTTTTTTCTTTCGTTGATGAAGGAGGGTTTGCCTACCGATATGCCTGTTGCGGTAGTAGATCTGGACGGCTCTTCCAACTCCCGTAACTTAGCCCGCCAGTTGGATGCATTCGAGCAGACGAAGGTGATGCTGACAACCGTCTCGTTTGAGGAAGCTCGCCAGGCTATGCAGGAAGGGAAAGTTTATGGTATTTTTTATATTCCGAAGGACTTTGGTGTGGATGCGACAGCTGGTCGGCAGCCTAAGCTGTCGTTCTATACGAACGGTACTTATCTTATTGCTGCATCTCTGTTGTTTCGGGATATGAAAACCATGTCTGTCTTAGCAGGTGCTTCGGTCGGGCTTCAGACGGGGCTGGCGCATGGCTATACTGAAAACCAGATCATGGCGCAGCTCCAGCCGATCGTGATCGATACACACGCGATCGGGAATCCTTGGCTTAACTATTCGGTCTATCTGAATAACACACTTTTGCCTGGTGTTTTGCAATTGATGATTTTTTTGGTGACGGTATTGAGCATCGGTTCCGAGATTAAATACTCGACGGCCCGCGAATGGTTGCAGATGGGTGGAAATTCGCTTACGGTGAGCCTCATAGGGAAGATATTCCCTCATACGGTGATTTTTACGATTGTGGCATTCCTGTATGCGGTGGCCTTGTATGGGTTTAATTCGTTCCCGTTGAATAGTGGCTGGTTACCGATGCTGTCAGCTCTATTTCTGCTGGTGATTGCTTCGCAGGCGGTCGGGATTTTCATGATAGGGGTGTTGCCGACTTTTCGTTTAGGGTTGAGCTCTGCTTGCCTATTCGGGATGATCGCTTTTTCTATCGTCGGATTTTCTTTTCCGGTATTGAGGATGGACCCTACTTTGCAGGCACTCTCCAACCTGTTTCCTCTCCGGCACTATTTTCTGATCTATGTCGACCAGGCTTTGAACGGAAGGCCTTTCTTTTATAGCTGGGCTGAATATGCCTGGCTTATGGGTTTTCTCGTTTTGCCTTTCCTGATTGGAAAAAACTTGAAGAACGCATTGTTGTACTTTAAATATATTCCGTAA
- a CDS encoding ABC transporter permease has protein sequence MKREYRLRDMIKEGILDIFYIWKDELKNVFKDEGVLIFFFLVPFAYPLLYSFIYNNEVVREAKMVVVDQSDSYLSREFTRRVNATPDVRVVAVSTDMEEAKRMLDRKEAYGILYFPTEFSKNLHTGKQTTVPLYCDMSSLLFYKAFLLAATEVSLDLGKEIRMHNAPGASAKQEEITVNPIPYESVTLFNTQNGFASFLVPAILILVIQQTLVLGIGMLGGTAREKNRFHSLVPISRHFNGTLRIVLGKSLTYILIYVVVCIWVLAVVPKLFSLPQVGDPVTILLFILPYLFASIFFAMTLSGFMTTREAPMLVFVFTSVILLFISGVSWPKEAIPPFWQAIGYLFPSTPGIQGFIRINTCGAALNEVVHEYHTLWIQAGVYFVLALVIYRFQIIRSRKMIIKQHRYMKMKQTF, from the coding sequence ATGAAAAGAGAATATCGTTTACGAGATATGATCAAGGAAGGGATCTTGGACATCTTTTACATTTGGAAGGATGAATTGAAAAATGTCTTCAAAGACGAGGGCGTGCTGATCTTCTTTTTCCTGGTGCCTTTTGCCTATCCGTTGCTTTATTCCTTTATTTATAATAATGAAGTGGTACGCGAGGCGAAGATGGTGGTTGTGGACCAGTCCGATTCCTATCTAAGTCGCGAGTTTACCCGTCGTGTGAATGCTACGCCCGATGTCAGGGTAGTCGCCGTCTCGACGGATATGGAGGAGGCCAAGCGGATGCTGGACAGGAAGGAAGCCTATGGAATCCTTTATTTCCCGACCGAGTTCAGTAAGAATTTGCATACGGGCAAGCAGACGACGGTTCCCTTGTATTGCGATATGAGCAGCCTGCTGTTTTATAAAGCGTTTTTGCTGGCGGCAACGGAAGTATCACTCGACTTAGGGAAAGAAATACGGATGCATAATGCTCCGGGTGCATCGGCAAAGCAGGAGGAAATAACGGTCAATCCGATTCCTTATGAATCCGTGACCCTCTTCAATACGCAAAACGGCTTTGCCAGTTTTTTAGTTCCGGCTATCCTTATTTTAGTTATCCAGCAAACACTGGTTTTAGGGATCGGTATGTTAGGGGGGACAGCACGTGAAAAGAACCGCTTCCACAGCCTTGTTCCGATTAGCCGGCATTTCAACGGGACGTTGCGTATCGTGTTAGGCAAGTCTCTGACCTATATCTTGATTTATGTAGTTGTCTGCATCTGGGTATTAGCCGTCGTGCCGAAACTCTTCTCCCTGCCTCAAGTGGGTGATCCGGTTACGATCTTGCTGTTCATCCTGCCGTATCTGTTTGCTTCGATCTTCTTTGCCATGACATTGTCCGGTTTTATGACTACCCGAGAGGCGCCTATGCTAGTGTTTGTCTTTACATCTGTGATCTTGTTATTCATATCCGGAGTCTCCTGGCCGAAAGAAGCGATTCCTCCGTTCTGGCAGGCTATAGGATATCTGTTTCCTTCGACACCGGGGATTCAGGGATTCATCCGTATCAATACATGTGGGGCGGCATTGAATGAGGTGGTACATGAATATCATACGTTATGGATTCAGGCAGGTGTCTATTTCGTACTGGCCCTCGTGATATATCGCTTTCAAATTATTCGTAGCCGGAAAATGATTATAAAGCAGCATAGGTATATGAAGATGAAGCAGACTTTTTAA
- a CDS encoding sugar phosphate isomerase/epimerase family protein — MQNRREFLKRASLMLAGGIVMPQLLTSCAGKASASESSKYIGLQLYSLRDLVKEEGIQKVLETASKMGYKNLETASYDNGKIYGLAPAEFKKMVNDLGMKCTSAHLGQAFTKEKEAEVMSWWDQAIDAHNELGVKYMVQPWMPVTDQTTLDDLKMYCDYFNTVGYKTAAASIAFGYHNHAFEFRKIGDQLIYDFLLDNVSPNHVFFEMDVYWVQEGGGDPVAYLKNRPSQFKAVHIKDEKEIGASGKMNFKPIFDQMYANNIKDWYVEVEQYTQNDPVASVQQSYDYLNKADYVK, encoded by the coding sequence ATGCAGAACAGACGTGAGTTTTTAAAGCGGGCTTCGTTAATGCTCGCAGGGGGGATAGTGATGCCTCAGTTGTTAACATCTTGTGCCGGTAAAGCCTCAGCTTCCGAGTCCTCCAAGTATATCGGGCTTCAGCTATATTCTTTAAGAGACCTTGTAAAAGAAGAAGGAATCCAGAAGGTATTGGAAACGGCTTCGAAAATGGGCTATAAGAATCTTGAAACAGCTAGCTATGACAATGGCAAGATCTATGGTTTGGCTCCTGCTGAGTTCAAGAAGATGGTGAATGATTTGGGCATGAAATGTACGAGCGCTCACTTAGGACAAGCTTTCACAAAGGAAAAAGAAGCTGAAGTGATGAGTTGGTGGGATCAGGCTATCGATGCCCACAATGAATTAGGTGTCAAATACATGGTTCAGCCGTGGATGCCGGTTACCGACCAGACGACTTTGGACGATTTGAAGATGTATTGCGACTATTTCAATACCGTTGGCTACAAGACGGCAGCCGCCAGCATCGCATTCGGTTACCATAACCATGCTTTTGAATTCCGTAAAATCGGAGATCAATTGATTTACGACTTCTTGTTAGATAATGTAAGTCCGAATCATGTATTTTTTGAAATGGATGTGTATTGGGTACAGGAAGGCGGTGGTGATCCGGTTGCTTACCTGAAGAACCGTCCGAGCCAGTTCAAGGCTGTCCATATCAAAGACGAAAAGGAAATCGGCGCCAGTGGTAAGATGAACTTCAAACCTATTTTTGACCAGATGTACGCAAATAATATCAAAGATTGGTATGTTGAAGTCGAACAGTATACCCAAAACGATCCGGTTGCCAGCGTCCAGCAGAGCTATGATTATCTGAACAAGGCGGATTATGTGAAGTAA
- a CDS encoding HAD-IA family hydrolase: protein MIQEAIAQYLQKQRQVLFSPKAVLFDMDGVLYDSMRFHARAWYETATHHQLISTPELFYLYEGRTGESTINELYQKTFLRDATDEEKKSIYEEKAILFNQYNDGKAMQGAAEVLKKVKASGLQTLVVTGSGQHSLINKLEHTYPGYFKREKMVTAFDVKLGKPHPEPYLMGLEKAGVKPYEALVVENAPMGIQAGVAAGIFTIAVNTGPLDDRILLDAGADLLYPDMTALAKDWDNLMNAIKIS from the coding sequence ATGATTCAAGAAGCAATCGCCCAATATCTGCAAAAACAGCGACAAGTTTTATTTTCTCCCAAGGCCGTACTTTTCGATATGGATGGTGTCCTTTACGATTCCATGCGTTTTCATGCCCGTGCCTGGTACGAAACGGCTACCCACCACCAGTTGATCTCCACCCCGGAACTATTCTACCTGTATGAAGGCCGGACGGGTGAAAGCACGATCAACGAATTGTATCAAAAAACTTTCCTGCGAGATGCGACCGATGAGGAAAAGAAATCCATCTATGAAGAAAAAGCTATCTTGTTCAATCAATATAACGATGGAAAGGCAATGCAAGGAGCGGCCGAAGTACTGAAAAAAGTAAAAGCCTCCGGCTTGCAAACACTTGTCGTAACCGGTTCCGGACAACACAGCTTAATCAACAAGCTGGAACATACCTACCCAGGCTATTTCAAACGGGAAAAGATGGTGACGGCCTTTGACGTGAAGTTAGGCAAACCTCATCCCGAACCTTATCTGATGGGATTGGAAAAGGCAGGAGTCAAACCCTATGAAGCTCTTGTCGTAGAGAATGCCCCGATGGGCATACAAGCGGGAGTAGCTGCAGGGATCTTCACGATAGCAGTCAATACTGGTCCTTTGGACGACCGAATTTTACTCGATGCTGGCGCCGATCTACTTTATCCGGACATGACGGCTTTGGCGAAGGATTGGGACAACCTTATGAATGCAATCAAGATCTCTTAA